A genomic window from Flavobacterium azooxidireducens includes:
- a CDS encoding choice-of-anchor J domain-containing protein, translating to MRKKLHLFSSVKKFLLLLNFREHENDAQFLLIQKSIQKKIILPFLLLFFSIASYGQLATESFESGIPATWTLFGNGVGSSTWGISPDGYLGSDAAFVNPSSENIGQGNTAQYFLVTPTVSVPENGEIRFYTKRATSNTNDNVSYQIRLSTASQPDINGFTVVLQSWDGNDLNDTQETEYEEKIVAIPSSIPAGLDIYIAFVAVNTQTGAVASGDAWFIDNIRVIEGCLQVVAEDVTFSQISPVSATVTWTHPNETNFDIQYVEEGESPSATWNTINGNTFTFDDLTGETTYDVYIRTICDSETSSEWAGPFSVTTAVYGLSCEHPIVINASGGNPYSFDSNLMYFPNADTITYTTQGNNCLPAAITENYLEGNKIFLSYTPDQDGLINISQMTLPWSSGTECWGNAISGVFIYENCGTIGVECLAGLNTTSTSQPKTIENFPVTAGTEYVIVISTSFAGTTTSVCFEFDLSFTTCPSPSQFSFTNLLQESVVFSWDNPVSIADSWEYVVLPVADPAPTGSGTPTATNENILIDNLTAGTSYNLYVRPVCDGTPGEWGAPITFTTQCNVFDTPYTTGFIGASASNPEPCWTSLDVNNDGVKWSYQAGWEEGYLGYATLQTSTNQNFNHDYLVSPQINFDGVQKRLRYSHQVGWGGSSSYSIRISTTGIGEENFTYVLLPETIISNESWQEVIYNIPTEVTGLVNIAWIVSPVGSGQAASRISITNVFIEDKPICPDPIAPMLVEGSETTESAQFSWTVGDLEDQWEVLVLPLNDPEPTSDSTGIIVSDNPYTYGGLLPAKRYKFYVRAYCSDEHQSTWVGPVNFITDCISFDTPFYESFNDEDDNTQKFCWSINNANADASEWVMGATNPEIRAGGGWFNPTTSYDDWLISPAINVEGVKELKFKYRARFSIFHPASRYGIQVLISTTDTNPESFTELAPLEVFTNIDFIERSIFFEASGTVYIAFRVPPDFDLAPGTSILDIDDVYIVDAPLCPMPSALTTTSVLSDNANLTWMPGFGEESWQIVVQEAGLGIPAVEGETVSATTYNADQLLPGTQYEFYVRAVCTDTDSSEWVGPFVFTTLCSPFNTPFIETFNFDSTSESCWRILNLNDDGFEFAMNVTSNTYEGDQAAGMFTGSNGANDDWLITPTINVTANQRLRFFYRVYSSFFTEDLEIKLSTTGINPESFTTVLYDTEEDPNPLNNEEWKEMIINLPDGITGNINIGWHIPTKPASPAGYRGQLLFIDRVIIETIPACPAPYNITISNINDTTIDVNWETAGTETQWQVVVQPYGTPAPGATSLPEYTHVANAHPFTVEGLLPAQKYEVYVRAICETEPEWVGPLEVTTKCSFEDLCEYTVTLSGGPSSGIGGGIDVIQNGVVVQTLNFPTGAWNEEMQPVDFILFLCRGVEFSLFWDSIGTAPGQFPGATVEVKNSLGEIISSTDLGLLPAPRRIFFTGIATCGEITCPQPTDLTISETGELSWTAGGSETSWEVFVQPFENGTLPISGTIVTTNSYQPQASDFTAGNSTSYEYFVRAICSDDDISYWSGPNAFVRNDAQSTAVTLTVNDSEICSVATQASFNGATPSADAMSCEGINGGDIWYEFQATSTTHLIDLDNFSGNHYDSSGDLPYGKITLTLYRVNGGNLEEIVCTYNNAIATMYSTELVIGETYKLRVTQNETELSPYTFDICVKTIVDPCTFNVINGGFEQPIATVGLVNNMISQNIVPGWRNDVIGYWSNGTLFYFDALNTVGTAPQEGAQFIQMLASDAGLEPDLNNIDGMFQDFDSSEVTQYEYSFAHATRGGENSVDLFVGSPQGPFELVHQSTTTSLAFNVLEGIYNVPAGQDVTRFVFRSRNDGIGNLLDDIKVTPNNRIITESQTVECGAGPVTVQANGVGTWEADENNPGLTTFTDVNGGNATISGFGAPGEYVFYWRTRYCENSITVTYLGFDDVPTVTTPIEYCLNATAQPLTATATTGYTLKWYTEANGGTGSTTAPTPSTAALGSTSYYVVNVDTNGCEGPRVEIVVTIVDLTIPEVGFYYDATTYCVIGTNPILSTNPGFVSGGTYIVNPSTGLSINSQGAIDLSNSDAGTYEITYSVLQNGCIAANQSLFTITITDSTLAVVNLEYETPICLSGENPIPTDHSENGAFSSETLTVNSVTGEIDLSSATAGTHVITYAALTDVSLCLEGNSTSFTIEITEGEEVVISQECNGNELLLSVNENTSADYIWMDQNNNIVGSNEAVFNVSDYLSENPSATFPQTFTLTVVTGECSSEGQYIVTSMPCVMIPKGISPNGDGKNDSLDLTGMGVQQITIFNRYGREVYNFSGNYSNQWNGQSNDGKELPSATYFYSVAKQDGSTVTGWIYINR from the coding sequence ATGCGAAAAAAATTACACCTATTCAGCTCAGTAAAAAAGTTTTTACTGTTATTAAATTTCAGAGAGCACGAAAATGATGCTCAATTTTTGTTGATACAAAAAAGTATCCAAAAGAAAATTATTTTACCTTTTCTGTTATTGTTTTTTTCAATAGCAAGTTACGGGCAACTCGCCACCGAATCTTTTGAAAGTGGAATTCCTGCAACATGGACACTTTTTGGAAATGGAGTAGGCTCTTCAACTTGGGGAATTTCTCCAGATGGTTATTTAGGTAGCGATGCTGCTTTTGTTAATCCGAGTTCTGAAAACATCGGACAAGGAAATACAGCCCAATACTTTTTGGTTACGCCAACTGTTTCAGTTCCTGAAAATGGAGAAATTCGGTTTTATACAAAAAGAGCAACTTCAAATACTAACGATAATGTTAGTTATCAAATCAGACTTTCTACTGCCAGTCAACCCGATATCAACGGTTTTACGGTTGTTTTGCAATCTTGGGACGGAAATGATTTGAACGATACTCAAGAAACTGAATACGAAGAAAAGATTGTAGCAATTCCATCATCTATACCTGCGGGATTAGACATTTACATTGCTTTTGTAGCAGTTAATACTCAAACCGGAGCTGTAGCTTCAGGCGATGCTTGGTTTATAGATAATATTCGTGTTATCGAAGGTTGTTTGCAAGTTGTTGCAGAAGATGTGACTTTTTCTCAAATAAGTCCGGTTTCTGCCACAGTAACTTGGACGCATCCAAACGAAACAAATTTTGATATTCAGTATGTTGAAGAAGGCGAAAGTCCTTCAGCGACTTGGAATACGATTAATGGTAATACTTTTACCTTTGATGATTTAACAGGAGAGACTACCTATGATGTTTACATCAGAACAATTTGTGATTCGGAAACTTCAAGTGAATGGGCTGGACCTTTCAGCGTTACCACAGCAGTTTATGGTTTATCGTGTGAACATCCAATCGTAATCAATGCTTCAGGTGGTAATCCATATTCTTTTGATAGTAATTTGATGTATTTTCCAAACGCAGATACAATCACATATACAACACAAGGAAATAACTGTTTACCCGCAGCAATAACAGAAAACTATTTAGAAGGAAATAAAATTTTCCTTTCCTATACACCCGATCAAGACGGTTTGATTAATATTAGTCAAATGACACTTCCTTGGTCATCCGGAACAGAATGTTGGGGAAATGCTATTTCAGGGGTTTTTATCTATGAAAATTGTGGAACTATTGGTGTAGAGTGTTTAGCTGGACTAAATACAACAAGCACTAGTCAACCTAAAACAATTGAAAATTTCCCTGTTACAGCAGGAACAGAATATGTTATTGTAATTTCAACTTCTTTTGCCGGAACAACAACAAGTGTTTGTTTTGAGTTCGATTTATCATTTACAACATGTCCTTCACCTTCTCAATTTTCATTTACAAATTTATTACAAGAAAGTGTTGTTTTTTCTTGGGATAATCCGGTAAGTATTGCAGATTCTTGGGAATATGTTGTGTTGCCAGTTGCCGATCCTGCCCCAACAGGTTCGGGAACTCCTACAGCAACGAACGAAAACATTTTAATTGATAATCTAACAGCAGGAACTTCTTATAATTTATATGTAAGACCAGTTTGTGATGGAACTCCTGGAGAATGGGGAGCACCGATTACATTTACAACACAATGTAATGTGTTTGATACTCCTTATACTACAGGTTTTATTGGTGCTTCGGCATCAAATCCTGAGCCTTGTTGGACATCTTTGGATGTAAATAACGATGGCGTAAAATGGTCATATCAAGCAGGTTGGGAAGAAGGTTATTTAGGTTATGCTACATTACAAACAAGTACAAACCAGAATTTCAATCACGATTATCTAGTTTCTCCTCAAATCAATTTTGATGGTGTTCAAAAACGCTTAAGATATTCACATCAAGTAGGATGGGGAGGAAGTTCAAGTTATAGCATTAGAATATCTACAACGGGTATTGGTGAAGAAAATTTCACTTATGTATTATTACCTGAAACAATAATTTCTAACGAATCTTGGCAAGAAGTTATCTATAACATTCCTACGGAAGTCACAGGATTAGTTAACATTGCTTGGATAGTTTCTCCGGTTGGTTCCGGTCAGGCAGCAAGTAGAATTTCTATCACAAATGTATTTATTGAAGATAAACCAATTTGTCCGGATCCAATTGCTCCAATGTTGGTTGAAGGTAGTGAAACTACTGAATCAGCTCAGTTTTCGTGGACTGTTGGTGATTTAGAAGATCAATGGGAAGTTTTGGTTTTACCATTAAATGATCCTGAACCTACAAGTGATTCAACTGGAATTATTGTTTCTGATAATCCTTATACCTATGGTGGTTTACTTCCTGCAAAAAGATATAAGTTTTATGTGAGAGCTTATTGTAGTGATGAGCATCAAAGTACGTGGGTTGGTCCGGTTAATTTTATAACCGATTGTATTTCTTTTGACACTCCTTTCTACGAGAGTTTCAATGATGAAGATGATAATACTCAAAAGTTCTGTTGGTCAATTAATAATGCCAATGCAGATGCATCAGAATGGGTAATGGGAGCCACAAATCCAGAAATTCGTGCTGGTGGTGGTTGGTTTAACCCAACAACAAGTTATGATGATTGGTTGATTTCTCCTGCCATTAATGTGGAAGGTGTAAAAGAATTAAAATTCAAATACAGAGCAAGATTTTCAATTTTTCACCCAGCTTCAAGATATGGAATTCAGGTTTTAATTTCAACAACCGATACTAATCCTGAAAGTTTTACAGAATTAGCACCGTTAGAGGTATTTACTAATATCGATTTTATCGAAAGGTCGATTTTCTTTGAAGCAAGTGGAACAGTTTACATCGCATTTAGAGTTCCGCCGGATTTTGATTTAGCTCCCGGAACTTCAATTTTAGATATTGATGATGTTTATATTGTTGACGCTCCATTATGTCCAATGCCAAGTGCTTTAACAACTACTTCTGTTTTATCGGATAATGCCAATTTAACTTGGATGCCCGGATTTGGAGAAGAATCTTGGCAAATAGTTGTTCAAGAGGCAGGTTTAGGAATTCCAGCTGTGGAAGGTGAAACAGTTTCAGCAACAACTTATAATGCAGATCAACTTTTACCTGGAACTCAATATGAATTCTATGTTCGTGCCGTTTGTACAGATACAGATAGTAGCGAATGGGTAGGGCCGTTTGTTTTCACCACACTTTGTTCACCATTTAACACACCATTTATCGAAACATTTAATTTTGATTCTACAAGCGAAAGTTGTTGGAGAATCTTAAATTTAAATGATGATGGTTTTGAATTCGCAATGAATGTAACTTCTAATACTTATGAAGGAGATCAAGCGGCCGGAATGTTCACCGGATCAAATGGTGCAAATGATGATTGGTTAATTACGCCAACCATCAACGTAACAGCAAATCAACGCTTACGATTCTTTTATAGAGTTTATAGCTCATTTTTTACAGAAGATTTAGAAATAAAATTATCTACTACAGGAATAAATCCTGAAAGTTTTACAACGGTTTTATACGATACGGAAGAAGATCCAAATCCATTAAACAATGAAGAATGGAAAGAAATGATAATCAATCTTCCTGATGGAATTACCGGAAACATCAACATAGGATGGCATATTCCAACAAAACCTGCAAGTCCAGCTGGTTATAGAGGTCAACTTTTATTTATCGACAGAGTAATTATCGAAACTATTCCTGCTTGTCCTGCTCCTTATAACATCACCATTTCTAACATTAATGATACAACTATTGATGTAAATTGGGAAACGGCCGGAACAGAAACACAATGGCAAGTAGTAGTTCAACCATACGGAACACCAGCTCCGGGAGCAACTTCTTTACCGGAATATACTCATGTTGCAAATGCTCATCCGTTTACAGTAGAAGGTTTATTGCCAGCTCAAAAATACGAAGTATATGTTAGAGCAATCTGTGAAACAGAACCGGAATGGGTTGGTCCATTAGAAGTTACAACAAAATGTAGTTTTGAAGATTTATGTGAATACACTGTTACCTTGAGCGGAGGGCCTTCTTCCGGAATTGGTGGCGGAATTGACGTCATTCAAAACGGAGTTGTAGTTCAAACCTTAAATTTCCCAACCGGAGCATGGAATGAAGAAATGCAACCGGTAGACTTTATACTGTTTTTATGTAGAGGTGTTGAATTTTCATTATTCTGGGATTCCATCGGAACAGCTCCAGGTCAATTTCCGGGTGCAACCGTAGAAGTTAAAAATTCGTTAGGTGAAATCATTTCTTCTACCGATTTAGGATTACTTCCCGCTCCAAGAAGAATTTTCTTTACCGGTATTGCTACTTGTGGCGAAATCACTTGTCCGCAACCAACCGATTTAACAATTAGTGAAACAGGAGAATTATCTTGGACAGCCGGTGGATCTGAAACTTCTTGGGAAGTGTTTGTACAACCATTCGAAAACGGAACACTTCCAATTTCGGGAACAATTGTAACAACAAATTCATACCAACCACAAGCATCAGACTTTACAGCCGGAAATAGTACTTCATATGAATATTTTGTTAGAGCAATTTGTTCTGATGATGATATAAGTTACTGGTCTGGTCCAAATGCATTTGTTAGAAACGATGCTCAGTCAACAGCGGTTACTTTAACGGTTAATGATTCTGAAATTTGTTCAGTAGCCACTCAAGCTTCCTTTAATGGAGCAACACCTTCTGCAGATGCAATGTCTTGCGAAGGAATAAATGGAGGAGATATTTGGTATGAATTCCAAGCGACTTCAACAACACATTTAATTGATTTAGATAATTTTTCAGGAAATCATTATGACAGTTCAGGAGATCTTCCTTACGGGAAAATAACATTAACATTATACCGAGTTAATGGAGGAAATTTAGAAGAAATAGTATGTACATACAACAATGCTATTGCAACAATGTACTCAACAGAATTAGTAATTGGTGAAACTTATAAATTGAGAGTAACTCAAAATGAAACAGAACTTTCGCCATATACTTTCGATATTTGTGTAAAAACAATTGTTGATCCGTGTACATTCAACGTGATAAACGGTGGATTTGAACAACCGATTGCTACAGTTGGTTTAGTAAATAATATGATTTCTCAAAACATTGTACCGGGTTGGAGAAATGATGTAATTGGCTATTGGTCAAATGGTACTTTATTTTATTTTGATGCTTTGAATACGGTTGGAACTGCACCGCAAGAAGGAGCTCAATTTATTCAAATGTTGGCTTCTGATGCTGGATTAGAACCGGATTTGAACAACATTGACGGTATGTTCCAAGACTTCGATAGTTCTGAAGTAACGCAATATGAATACAGTTTTGCTCATGCAACGCGTGGTGGAGAAAATTCAGTTGATTTATTCGTTGGTTCGCCACAAGGTCCTTTTGAATTAGTTCATCAATCTACAACCACTAGTTTAGCTTTTAATGTGTTGGAAGGAATCTATAATGTTCCTGCCGGACAAGATGTAACACGTTTCGTATTCCGATCAAGAAATGACGGTATCGGAAATCTTTTAGATGATATTAAAGTTACACCAAACAACAGAATTATAACGGAAAGTCAAACCGTAGAATGTGGTGCAGGTCCTGTAACCGTTCAAGCAAATGGAGTTGGTACTTGGGAAGCAGACGAAAATAATCCTGGTTTAACAACCTTTACTGATGTTAACGGTGGGAATGCAACCATCTCAGGTTTTGGTGCTCCGGGAGAATATGTTTTCTATTGGAGAACGCGTTATTGCGAAAATTCAATCACGGTTACTTATTTAGGTTTTGATGATGTTCCAACAGTAACTACTCCGATAGAATATTGTTTGAATGCAACGGCTCAACCATTAACTGCAACAGCAACAACTGGTTATACTTTAAAATGGTACACTGAAGCAAATGGAGGAACAGGCTCAACAACAGCTCCAACACCAAGCACAGCTGCTCTTGGTTCAACATCGTATTATGTTGTAAACGTTGATACAAACGGTTGTGAAGGACCACGAGTTGAAATCGTTGTAACTATTGTAGATTTAACCATTCCGGAAGTTGGATTTTATTATGATGCAACTACCTATTGTGTAATTGGAACTAATCCAATATTATCAACCAATCCAGGTTTTGTATCTGGTGGAACTTACATAGTGAACCCATCTACTGGATTAAGTATCAATTCTCAAGGAGCAATTGACTTATCAAACAGTGATGCCGGAACCTATGAAATTACTTATTCTGTTCTTCAAAATGGATGTATTGCTGCTAACCAAAGTTTGTTTACAATTACTATAACCGATTCAACTTTAGCAGTTGTTAATCTTGAATATGAAACACCAATTTGTCTTTCGGGAGAAAATCCAATACCAACAGATCATTCAGAAAATGGTGCATTTTCATCTGAAACATTAACTGTTAATTCTGTAACAGGAGAGATAGATTTATCTTCAGCAACAGCAGGAACACACGTAATTACTTATGCCGCTTTAACTGATGTTTCATTATGTTTAGAAGGAAATTCAACTTCATTTACCATCGAAATTACGGAAGGTGAAGAAGTGGTTATATCGCAAGAATGTAATGGAAATGAATTACTACTTTCTGTAAACGAAAATACTTCTGCCGATTATATTTGGATGGATCAAAACAACAACATTGTAGGTTCAAACGAAGCAGTATTTAATGTGAGCGATTATTTATCCGAGAATCCATCGGCTACTTTCCCACAAACATTTACACTGACAGTTGTTACTGGTGAATGTTCTAGTGAAGGTCAATATATCGTTACTTCCATGCCTTGTGTGATGATTCCAAAAGGAATTTCTCCAAACGGTGATGGTAAAAACGATTCATTAGATTTAACTGGAATGGGAGTTCAGCAAATAACCATCTTTAACCGTTATGGTAGAGAAGTGTATAATTTCAGTGGAAACTATTCCAATCAATGGAATGGTCAATCAAATGATGGGAAAGAACTTCCATCGGCAACTTATTTCTATAGCGTTGCCAAACAAGATGGAAGCACAGTAACCGGATGGATTTACATTAACCGATAA
- a CDS encoding tetratricopeptide repeat protein — protein sequence MKCNENIVFALVVALFLCCSSFLFGQTKTEFDSIFRMYTISIYENPDRAIFVGDSIFKAVSNSDIQVKALMLISAGYSSKRNYQKSLEFSNRANELSKNSDDVLLRIKIVNKTAIQYQQLKIYEKTIQYLDEAEELILAYPVRDSVTFYLANNYIVRGLVYKERLNCEIGITFLDKGIKEYAKVNNSNSIANSSIAYYNKGNCYVLLKNNEAAKLSFEESISLAKKISANSLLAFAQKGLAEVYTIEGRYQDAIAILNEAFVTSKSVGDLILNQGIYKGLSENYLALNNWENYQNYNLLYLQNRIRIKESERKSISTSLAEIKKEQKSKLEQLLPSYQYGIYFLIFLSLLIIISSILSYLKIKKENIFLQNVIDRLQKTKNE from the coding sequence ATGAAGTGTAATGAAAACATAGTATTTGCTTTAGTAGTAGCATTATTTTTGTGTTGCTCGTCATTCCTTTTTGGTCAAACTAAGACTGAGTTTGATAGTATTTTCAGAATGTACACAATCAGTATTTATGAAAATCCGGATAGAGCTATTTTTGTTGGTGATTCGATTTTTAAAGCAGTTTCGAATTCTGACATTCAAGTGAAAGCATTGATGTTGATTTCAGCAGGTTATTCATCGAAACGAAATTATCAAAAATCATTAGAATTTTCTAATAGAGCCAATGAGCTTTCGAAAAATAGTGATGATGTTTTACTACGAATTAAAATCGTAAATAAAACTGCGATTCAGTATCAACAGCTCAAAATTTACGAAAAAACAATTCAATACCTTGATGAAGCGGAAGAGTTGATTTTGGCTTATCCGGTTAGAGATTCTGTTACTTTTTATTTGGCAAACAATTATATAGTTCGCGGTTTGGTTTATAAAGAACGATTAAACTGCGAAATCGGAATTACTTTTTTGGATAAAGGAATTAAAGAATATGCGAAAGTGAATAATTCCAATAGTATTGCCAACTCAAGTATTGCCTACTATAATAAAGGAAATTGTTATGTTTTATTAAAAAACAATGAAGCAGCTAAATTGAGTTTTGAGGAATCAATTAGTTTAGCAAAAAAAATAAGTGCCAATAGTTTGCTAGCATTTGCTCAAAAAGGCTTGGCAGAAGTTTATACTATTGAAGGACGATATCAAGACGCCATTGCTATATTGAATGAAGCTTTTGTAACTTCTAAAAGTGTGGGTGATTTAATTTTAAATCAAGGAATTTATAAAGGTTTATCCGAAAATTATCTTGCTCTCAATAACTGGGAAAATTATCAAAATTACAATCTTTTATATCTTCAGAATAGAATTAGGATTAAAGAATCAGAACGAAAATCAATCAGCACTTCATTAGCGGAAATTAAAAAAGAACAAAAAAGTAAATTAGAACAACTACTTCCTTCGTATCAATACGGAATTTATTTTCTCATATTTTTAAGTTTATTGATTATTATTTCATCAATTTTAAGTTACTTAAAAATTAAAAAAGAGAACATTTTTCTTCAAAATGTAATAGATAGATTACAAAAAACCAAAAACGAATAA
- a CDS encoding helix-turn-helix domain-containing protein, with protein MKAKELLGNNPDETIKVGQHLVSLEDNHSKISAVKRLVSEAFLVKGDYHNALVYAFEAGYDFERLVIEDKIEVLLLKSSILYDLSLDAQGSTYLKQAGDFIAMIDDFSTKENFENKLILHKIMVLIRKQNFDKSIVLFKETNEFLNENADLKQEFDVVKGVVYFNLRQLDSAQIYFNKALDFSSKRKTENFFEKSVVLAEKSKVFFVEKNHQQAISLLNESLILANKINNVPLFRMVNKQLSVNYLVLNDKSNYQRYNNEFLILDGKLEQMEEESINSAFNLISEEYDLNFVAEENKAKNKLYIFLVGTVLLLVISIAFYLKNSWKRKRLNEIIKYLEISKNLFHKPATIEVKPSDKRMFIPIETEQLLLVKLKRFEQSTRFTSNDISLATLASQFDTNTKYLSEIINKHYEDNFNTYINKLRINYIIEKLKSDPNYIHYKISYLAEKCGFSSHSSFATVFKTITGITPATFIELLKEDLEKEKDEEVLDEV; from the coding sequence TTGAAGGCGAAAGAGTTATTGGGCAATAATCCGGATGAGACGATTAAAGTTGGTCAGCATTTGGTGAGTTTAGAAGATAATCATTCCAAAATTAGTGCGGTGAAGCGGCTCGTTTCTGAGGCATTTTTGGTGAAAGGTGACTATCACAATGCGTTGGTATATGCTTTTGAAGCGGGTTATGATTTTGAGCGATTGGTGATTGAGGATAAAATTGAAGTTTTACTGCTAAAATCTTCTATTTTGTACGATTTGAGTTTGGATGCTCAGGGTAGTACTTACTTGAAACAAGCGGGAGATTTTATTGCAATGATTGATGATTTTTCTACTAAAGAGAATTTTGAGAATAAGTTGATTTTGCATAAGATTATGGTTTTGATTCGCAAGCAAAATTTCGATAAATCGATTGTTTTGTTTAAAGAAACAAATGAATTTTTGAATGAGAATGCCGATTTGAAACAAGAATTTGATGTTGTTAAAGGTGTAGTTTATTTTAATTTGAGGCAATTGGATTCGGCTCAAATTTATTTTAATAAGGCGTTGGATTTTAGTTCTAAACGCAAAACGGAAAACTTTTTTGAGAAATCGGTTGTTTTGGCTGAAAAAAGCAAAGTATTTTTTGTCGAGAAGAATCATCAGCAAGCGATTTCATTGTTGAATGAGTCGTTGATTTTAGCAAATAAGATAAATAATGTTCCGCTTTTTAGAATGGTTAACAAGCAGCTTTCGGTTAATTATCTTGTGTTAAATGATAAGTCTAATTATCAGCGTTATAATAATGAATTTCTTATTTTGGATGGTAAGTTGGAGCAAATGGAAGAGGAATCGATTAATTCTGCGTTTAATTTAATTTCGGAAGAATATGATCTGAATTTTGTTGCAGAGGAAAATAAAGCCAAAAATAAATTATACATTTTTTTAGTTGGAACTGTTTTATTATTGGTGATTTCAATAGCTTTTTATCTCAAAAATAGTTGGAAAAGAAAACGTTTGAATGAGATTATCAAATATTTAGAGATAAGTAAAAATTTGTTTCACAAGCCAGCAACTATTGAAGTTAAACCTAGTGATAAACGAATGTTTATTCCTATTGAAACAGAGCAACTTCTTTTGGTAAAACTGAAGCGTTTTGAGCAATCAACCAGATTTACTAGCAATGATATTTCGTTGGCAACTCTTGCCAGTCAGTTTGATACGAATACGAAGTATTTGTCTGAGATTATCAATAAGCATTATGAGGATAATTTTAATACGTATATTAATAAACTGCGGATTAATTATATAATTGAGAAGTTGAAATCGGATCCGAATTATATCCACTATAAAATTAGTTATTTGGCTGAGAAGTGTGGATTTTCATCACACAGTAGTTTTGCAACTGTTTTTAAAACAATTACGGGAATTACTCCAGCCACTTTTATTGAACTTTTAAAGGAAGATTTAGAAAAGGAAAAAGACGAAGAAGTTTTAGATGAAGTGTAA
- a CDS encoding IS110 family RNA-guided transposase, with product MIKKLLKQVAGIDVAQKELVITLGRIYEDFNIELFSYKVFKNSDSGIKSLVEWVNKQIDKELPIRYVMEATGVYHQKFAYHLVDNGCEVSIVLPNKISNYIRTLEQKTVTDKSCSQAIAQFGLERKLDRWTKPKSIYRELQQLTREREQIVQERSNIKNQIHAESVEAMPNERSLDRMKKRIVLLNLQEKEIKKEINEITKADLQVSNIIKRVTSIPGVGELTAVTVLAETNGFELIRNKSQLTSYAGLDVKEKQSGTSVKGKPRISKKGNRFLRKSLHLPALSAVKWDENFKSVYARLVSKHGIKMKALVAVQRKLLELIYILFKNETVYDKEYITKNSVQTQMV from the coding sequence ATGATTAAAAAATTATTAAAACAAGTCGCAGGAATTGATGTTGCTCAAAAGGAATTAGTCATTACTTTAGGCCGTATATATGAAGATTTCAACATTGAGTTATTTAGTTACAAAGTTTTTAAAAACAGTGATTCTGGAATTAAATCATTGGTTGAATGGGTAAATAAGCAAATAGATAAAGAGCTTCCCATACGTTACGTTATGGAAGCAACCGGAGTTTATCATCAAAAGTTTGCATATCATTTAGTCGATAACGGTTGTGAGGTAAGTATTGTATTACCCAATAAGATTAGTAATTACATACGAACCTTAGAACAAAAAACAGTAACCGATAAGAGTTGTTCGCAAGCAATTGCACAATTTGGATTAGAGCGAAAATTAGATCGATGGACAAAGCCTAAAAGCATTTACAGGGAGCTACAACAGCTTACCCGTGAAAGAGAGCAAATTGTTCAAGAGAGGAGTAATATTAAAAACCAAATACATGCTGAAAGTGTAGAAGCTATGCCAAATGAACGAAGTCTTGATAGGATGAAAAAGAGAATAGTATTATTGAATTTACAAGAAAAAGAAATAAAAAAAGAAATCAACGAAATTACAAAAGCTGATCTTCAAGTGTCCAATATCATCAAAAGAGTTACATCAATACCTGGTGTTGGTGAATTAACCGCAGTGACAGTTTTAGCGGAAACAAACGGTTTTGAATTAATAAGAAACAAATCTCAGCTAACTAGTTATGCAGGACTGGATGTAAAAGAAAAGCAATCAGGAACCTCAGTAAAGGGGAAGCCAAGAATATCCAAGAAAGGAAATAGGTTTTTAAGAAAATCATTGCATTTACCAGCATTAAGTGCTGTAAAATGGGATGAAAATTTTAAAAGTGTTTACGCAAGATTAGTGTCTAAACACGGTATTAAAATGAAAGCTTTGGTAGCAGTTCAAAGAAAGTTACTCGAACTAATCTATATTTTATTCAAAAATGAAACAGTTTACGATAAAGAATATATAACAAAAAATAGCGTGCAAACACAAATGGTTTAA